A single Roseinatronobacter monicus DNA region contains:
- a CDS encoding alpha/beta fold hydrolase yields MAHADIAPEGAFIDLPQGRIHAVIRGDGPDLVMIHGANGNARDFSFDLMDRMADDFRVIAFDRPGFGFSDPFNEPDSPVLQADILRVAAATLGIEDPIILGHSYGGAVALAWALRAPNDVAGLTLLAPASHPWPGELGIWYKLSASSVGQNLVLPLISRLAPRGAVERSLEGVFAPDPVPEGYLDHLGLDLTLRATQLRLNATQIDSLKGHVEAMSGGYPALTMPIEVLHGTSDTTVGLQYHAERLEAEVESVTLTRLEGVGHMPHHARPDEVADAIRRVAARARDGN; encoded by the coding sequence ATGGCCCATGCAGACATAGCGCCCGAAGGCGCGTTCATTGATCTGCCGCAGGGCCGTATCCACGCGGTCATTCGGGGGGACGGCCCCGATCTGGTCATGATCCACGGGGCCAATGGAAATGCGCGCGATTTCAGTTTTGACCTGATGGACCGCATGGCCGATGATTTCCGTGTCATCGCGTTCGACCGCCCCGGTTTTGGCTTTTCTGACCCTTTCAACGAACCCGACAGCCCTGTCTTGCAGGCCGATATCCTGCGGGTTGCGGCAGCAACACTCGGCATCGAAGACCCGATCATTCTGGGCCATTCTTATGGCGGCGCGGTTGCGCTGGCTTGGGCGTTGCGCGCGCCCAATGATGTGGCAGGTCTGACGCTGCTGGCCCCTGCCTCGCATCCTTGGCCGGGCGAGTTGGGCATCTGGTACAAACTCAGCGCCTCGTCCGTCGGGCAGAATCTGGTCTTGCCCCTGATCTCGCGCCTTGCGCCACGCGGGGCGGTAGAGCGCAGCCTTGAAGGGGTTTTTGCCCCCGATCCGGTGCCAGAGGGGTATCTGGACCATCTGGGACTGGACCTGACCTTACGCGCCACGCAGCTAAGATTGAACGCCACGCAGATCGACAGCCTGAAAGGCCATGTCGAGGCGATGTCAGGTGGCTACCCTGCCCTGACCATGCCAATCGAGGTTTTGCACGGCACCAGCGACACGACTGTCGGCCTGCAATACCACGCTGAACGGTTGGAGGCAGAGGTCGAGAGTGTCACGCTGACCCGACTGGAAGGGGTCGGCCATATGCCGCACCATGCCCGCCCGGACGAGGTTGCGGACGCAATCCGCCGGGTTGCCGCACGCGCGCGGGACGGCAACTGA
- a CDS encoding DUF3422 family protein encodes MPPIEDHPQRYTLVNELHARPAAKISAPGVAAFLAVKPAHDASKRDRGADRAHLLSLLDRHGAGHPAPDATHHSAELGRHHLKWESHTEFVTYTTFEQGVAERPFDPAAFGVFPDAWLDAAPGTRLTSILFQIETMSDDISEMREKLLDWFVPESLAASYVLDGTAIIASDFRIDRAGHIRMAVFVKEGTGGRRVGRILQRLCEIETYKTISMLGLLRARNLSPQMAMLDDELSRMTRAMVEPDKRSEETLEALLRISSELENMMVENSFRFGATGAYEALVHQRIEVLREARFNGRQTLHEFMTRRYDPAMRTVKSAEARLSKMAERAMRAGQLLGTRVDVERSAQNQKLLESMDRRADLQLRLQNTVEGLSVVAISYYAVNLASYVAMPIMEPFGITRGVAMAILAPLVVLGVWGMVRRIRRHFD; translated from the coding sequence ATGCCGCCGATCGAGGACCATCCCCAGCGCTACACGCTTGTGAATGAGTTGCACGCACGCCCAGCGGCAAAGATTTCTGCGCCCGGTGTCGCCGCCTTTCTTGCTGTGAAACCCGCGCATGATGCGTCCAAGCGCGACCGCGGCGCGGATCGTGCGCATTTGCTGTCCCTGCTGGACCGGCACGGGGCGGGTCATCCTGCCCCCGATGCAACGCATCACTCTGCTGAACTGGGCCGCCATCATCTGAAATGGGAAAGCCATACGGAATTTGTGACCTACACAACTTTCGAGCAGGGCGTGGCAGAACGTCCCTTTGATCCGGCGGCCTTCGGTGTGTTTCCTGATGCGTGGCTGGACGCTGCACCGGGAACGCGCCTGACCTCGATCCTGTTTCAGATCGAGACAATGTCGGATGACATATCCGAGATGCGCGAGAAGTTGCTGGATTGGTTCGTGCCCGAAAGCCTTGCTGCGTCCTATGTTCTGGACGGCACAGCCATCATTGCCAGCGATTTCCGTATCGACCGTGCGGGCCATATTCGCATGGCCGTTTTCGTCAAGGAAGGCACAGGCGGGCGGCGGGTCGGGCGGATTTTGCAGCGCTTGTGCGAGATTGAGACCTATAAGACCATTTCCATGCTGGGGCTGTTGCGCGCGCGCAACCTGTCGCCGCAGATGGCGATGCTGGATGATGAACTCTCGCGGATGACCCGCGCGATGGTCGAGCCAGATAAACGGTCGGAAGAAACGCTTGAGGCGCTTTTGCGCATCTCGTCCGAGCTGGAAAATATGATGGTCGAAAATTCGTTCCGGTTCGGGGCGACAGGGGCCTATGAAGCGCTTGTGCATCAGCGCATCGAAGTGCTGCGCGAGGCGCGCTTCAATGGCCGCCAGACCCTGCATGAATTCATGACCCGCCGCTATGACCCGGCCATGCGCACGGTCAAATCCGCCGAAGCGCGCCTCAGCAAGATGGCAGAGCGTGCGATGCGCGCAGGGCAGTTGTTGGGCACGCGGGTGGATGTCGAACGCTCGGCGCAGAACCAGAAACTACTGGAAAGCATGGACCGGCGCGCAGATTTGCAATTGCGGTTGCAAAACACGGTCGAGGGGCTGTCTGTCGTGGCGATCAGCTATTATGCAGTGAACCTTGCCAGCTACGTTGCCATGCCGATCATGGAGCCGTTTGGCATTACGCGCGGCGTCGCAATGGCGATACTCGCACCTTTGGTCGTGCTGGGGGTTTGGGGGATGGTGCGCCGTATCCGGCGCCATTTCGACTGA
- a CDS encoding NAD(P)(+) transhydrogenase (Re/Si-specific) subunit beta, whose protein sequence is MDFGFTIAAYAVATVLFVLSLGGLSGQESAKRAIWYGIAGMAVAVVGTMVGPGSGLWGLTLVLIALGGIVGWQLATRVQMTQMPELVAIMHSLVGLAAVLVGFNAHLEIDRVAAAFANAELPFPQPVGLMSVPAYELWLSLTNFAAIIGKKTAVEVTILRVELMIGIWIGAVTFTGSIIAYGKLAGRVDTAAKQLPGGHMLNAGAAVASVLFAALYLVFSDSSAFAILMLILLTAMALFIGYHLIMGIGGADMPVVVSMLNSYSGWAAAAIGFSLGNELLIVVGALVGSSGAILSYIMCKAMNRSFISVILGGFGGASGPQMAVEGEQIAINADGVAAALNEADSVVIVPGYGMAVAQAQQTVSELTRKLRAKGKNVRFAIHPVAGRLPGHMNVLLAEAKVPYDIVLEMDEINEDFPSTDVVIVIGSNDIVNPAAQEDPNSPIAGMPVLEVWKAKQVFVSKRGQGTGYSGIENPLFYKDNTRMFYGDAKASVDSLLPLID, encoded by the coding sequence ATGGATTTCGGTTTCACGATTGCGGCCTATGCTGTCGCAACAGTTCTCTTCGTGCTGTCACTGGGCGGACTATCAGGGCAGGAAAGCGCCAAGCGCGCAATCTGGTACGGCATCGCCGGTATGGCGGTGGCGGTTGTTGGCACAATGGTCGGGCCGGGTTCCGGCCTGTGGGGGCTGACGCTGGTTCTGATAGCACTTGGCGGGATCGTTGGCTGGCAGTTGGCCACACGCGTGCAAATGACGCAGATGCCCGAACTGGTTGCGATCATGCACAGCCTTGTCGGCCTTGCCGCAGTGCTGGTGGGCTTTAACGCGCATCTGGAGATTGACCGCGTCGCTGCGGCATTTGCCAACGCAGAATTGCCCTTCCCGCAGCCTGTCGGGCTGATGTCGGTGCCTGCCTATGAACTTTGGCTGAGCCTGACAAATTTCGCAGCAATCATCGGCAAGAAAACCGCTGTTGAAGTGACCATCCTGCGGGTCGAATTGATGATCGGCATCTGGATCGGGGCTGTGACCTTTACCGGCTCGATCATCGCTTATGGCAAACTGGCAGGCCGGGTAGATACAGCGGCCAAGCAACTGCCCGGTGGGCATATGCTGAACGCAGGTGCGGCGGTCGCTTCGGTGCTGTTTGCAGCGCTCTACCTTGTGTTTTCTGACAGCAGTGCCTTTGCAATTCTGATGCTCATTCTTCTGACCGCAATGGCGCTGTTCATCGGCTACCATCTGATCATGGGTATTGGCGGTGCCGATATGCCGGTGGTGGTGTCGATGCTCAACAGCTATTCAGGTTGGGCGGCAGCGGCCATCGGTTTCAGCCTTGGCAATGAATTGCTGATCGTTGTGGGCGCGCTGGTGGGCAGCTCGGGTGCGATCCTGAGTTACATCATGTGCAAAGCCATGAACCGCAGCTTTATCAGCGTGATCCTTGGCGGCTTTGGCGGTGCATCTGGTCCGCAAATGGCAGTTGAAGGCGAGCAAATCGCAATCAATGCGGATGGCGTGGCCGCTGCATTGAATGAGGCGGACAGCGTCGTCATCGTGCCGGGCTATGGCATGGCCGTGGCGCAGGCACAGCAAACGGTGTCGGAACTGACACGCAAGCTGCGCGCGAAAGGTAAGAACGTTCGTTTCGCTATTCACCCCGTTGCGGGGCGTTTGCCGGGGCATATGAACGTGCTGCTGGCCGAAGCGAAGGTGCCCTATGACATCGTGCTGGAAATGGACGAGATCAATGAGGATTTCCCATCGACAGATGTGGTGATCGTCATCGGGTCAAACGACATCGTTAACCCCGCCGCACAAGAAGATCCAAACAGCCCCATCGCGGGGATGCCGGTTCTGGAAGTGTGGAAGGCCAAACAGGTTTTCGTGTCCAAGCGCGGGCAGGGTACGGGCTATTCCGGCATCGAGAACCCGCTGTTCTACAAGGACAACACGCGGATGTTCTATGGCGACGCAAAAGCCTCGGTCGATTCACTGCTGCCCTTGATCGACTGA
- a CDS encoding Re/Si-specific NAD(P)(+) transhydrogenase subunit alpha produces the protein MKVGALKEIKQGEARVALTPDSAQQIQKLGHECFVQSGAGVAAGFSDELYEKAGVTVVKDASALCEATDVVIKVREPEMDEIKLLRERQTLISFFWPAQNEAMLEAAKAQGATVIAMDMVPRISRAQKMDALSSMANIAGYRAVIEAGNNFGRFFTGQVTAAGKIPPARVLIVGAGVAGLAAIGTSTSLGAITLAFDVRPEVAEQIESMGAEFVFLEFEDSATDGAETGGYAAPSSPEFREKQLEKFRELAPNVDIVITTALIPGRPAPKLWTEDMVQMMKPGSVIVDLAAEKGGNCDLTVMDERLVTENGVVIIGYTDFPSRMAAQSSTLYSTNIRHMLHDLTPEKDGAINHNMDDDVIRGATVTHEGAVTFPPPPPKVKAIAAKPKEKVKELTAEEKRAAEIAAFKAQTKTQVALLAGGAAFVLAVGLVAPESFMRNFIIFVLAVFVGFQVIWKVSHSLHTPLMAVTNAISSIIVVGALLQIGSTSVLITLMAALALLMAAVNIFGGFMVTRRMLAMFQKS, from the coding sequence GTGAAAGTCGGGGCGTTAAAGGAAATCAAACAGGGCGAGGCGCGGGTTGCGCTGACGCCAGATAGTGCGCAGCAGATCCAGAAGCTGGGCCATGAGTGTTTTGTCCAGTCGGGCGCGGGTGTCGCGGCGGGCTTTAGTGACGAGCTGTATGAAAAGGCCGGTGTCACGGTCGTCAAGGATGCAAGCGCACTTTGCGAAGCGACAGATGTCGTCATCAAGGTGCGCGAGCCCGAGATGGACGAGATCAAACTGCTGCGCGAGCGGCAGACGCTTATTTCCTTCTTCTGGCCTGCCCAGAATGAAGCGATGCTAGAGGCAGCCAAAGCTCAGGGCGCGACGGTCATCGCTATGGACATGGTGCCACGGATTTCGCGCGCTCAGAAAATGGATGCGCTGTCCTCTATGGCCAATATTGCGGGCTACCGCGCGGTGATCGAGGCTGGCAACAACTTCGGCCGCTTCTTTACCGGTCAGGTAACAGCGGCGGGGAAAATTCCGCCCGCACGTGTGCTGATTGTGGGCGCAGGTGTTGCAGGGCTTGCGGCCATCGGCACCAGCACCTCGCTGGGTGCAATTACGCTTGCGTTCGATGTGCGCCCCGAAGTGGCCGAGCAGATCGAATCGATGGGTGCGGAATTCGTCTTTCTTGAATTTGAAGACAGCGCCACAGATGGTGCTGAAACCGGTGGCTATGCCGCACCAAGTAGCCCTGAATTCCGCGAAAAGCAGCTTGAGAAATTCCGCGAGCTGGCCCCGAATGTCGATATCGTCATCACCACCGCGCTGATCCCCGGACGGCCCGCGCCCAAACTCTGGACCGAAGATATGGTCCAGATGATGAAACCCGGATCGGTCATCGTCGATCTTGCAGCGGAAAAGGGTGGCAATTGCGACCTGACCGTGATGGACGAGCGTCTGGTGACAGAAAACGGTGTGGTTATCATCGGTTACACGGATTTCCCGTCACGCATGGCGGCGCAATCCTCGACGCTGTATTCGACGAATATCCGTCACATGCTGCACGATCTGACGCCGGAAAAAGATGGTGCCATCAACCATAACATGGACGATGACGTCATTCGCGGCGCGACAGTGACGCATGAAGGCGCGGTCACGTTCCCACCACCGCCCCCCAAGGTGAAGGCGATTGCCGCCAAGCCGAAGGAAAAGGTCAAGGAACTGACGGCAGAGGAAAAGCGCGCGGCTGAAATCGCAGCCTTCAAGGCACAGACCAAAACGCAGGTCGCACTGTTGGCCGGTGGGGCTGCATTTGTACTGGCCGTGGGACTGGTCGCGCCTGAAAGCTTCATGCGCAATTTTATCATTTTCGTACTGGCAGTCTTCGTGGGGTTCCAGGTGATCTGGAAAGTTTCGCACAGCCTGCACACACCGCTTATGGCGGTGACGAATGCGATCTCGTCGATCATCGTTGTCGGCGCTTTGTTGCAGATCGGGTCGACATCGGTGTTGATCACGCTCATGGCAGCGCTCGCCTTGCTTATGGCTGCGGTGAATATCTTTGGTGGCTTCATGGTAACACGGCGTATGCTCGCCATGTTCCAGAAGTCCTGA